Genomic DNA from uncultured Erythrobacter sp.:
CGATCCTGCGCTGAGCGGTGCGGGTCAAGTCAAAGACACCTATGCCAATGCAGGCAAATGGAAGACCGACCCCAGCACGCTGGATCTGGACATAGGCCCGAGCGCCGGCAGCAACCAATAGCGACGGCGCAAAGCAACATTGCGAGCAAGGGTTAACGCCTTCGAAACCCTGTCCGGACACCGGACCTTAGCGACCCCCAGCGTACTCCAATCCAATCAAACGAGACGCCGCCATTGATGCGTGCAGTCCGATACAAAATTGGAAGTCGCACCCATGACCATTCATTTTGCTGCCGAACCATGCATGATCGGCACCCCGGTTTCTCGCGCTTTGTCCGCGCTTCGCATTCCGGAACCAGCAAATGACAACGGCGATGCTCATTCGGTCATGTTGCCGGACGACCAGATGCTTCGCGCGGCGCTGCGCCACTTCGCCGAACACGGCCTGGGAGCTGCTCGGGCTGCTCGGGGACGAGCCGAAGCAGCATTCTTCGCTGGTGACCGCCAAACCTACGAATGGTGGCTTGGAATTACTCGCACGCTCGATCGTCGACTCGCTGCACAAGCCGAGCAGTCGAAGTCAGCGCTTCAATTGCCTCTTTTGGCGGCAAACGAGTCCACATCCGAGAACGCGTGAAGCCCAAGAGAGTCTGCGGGAATTTTTAGTAAGCAGACCGTTAACTTTGGCTTGACCACTTTGCTCTAAGCCGGGTGTCATGTTGGGAACCGCGGGGCCACTTGAAAGGATGCGTGCATTCTGCGCGCAGCGTTTGAGACGCGACCGTTCGGACAAGCTTTCAGCGCGTGTCCGGCGGGTTCTCGTCAAATCTCTCTACACCCAGCCATCCAGCCTAGCGATTGGCGCAGTCACGACCGTTGCTGCTGGCTGTGCTGCGGCGTGGGTAGAGCAACTTCCCGAACTCTACATCGCCTGCGCCGTACTGACCGTGATTGCCACCGCGCGCGTCACTGCAGCGCTGGGGCTGTCTCCGGATTCCAACAGCACCAGCACCAACATGCTCGAACTCATCTACGAGGTCGGAGCATTCAGCTATGCTTTTGTGCTCGGTCTGATGGGAGCCATGACGATATGGCTTGGCGCCAGTGCCGAAGTCACCGTGCTTATGGTTGCCAACGCGCTCTGCTATGGTGTTGGCGTTGCGGCGCGCAATGCGGGCCGTCCTAGTATCGCCATTGGCCAGCTAACGCTGGTTTGTATTCCGATTATCTTCGCTTGTTTGTCTACCGGAAGCGTGGCGCTGATTGCTTTGGCGATCACCATCATGCTGCTGATCCCGGCGATGATGTCGATCGCACTCAACATCTTCAAAACCCTGCGCGAATCCATTGCGGCGGCAGAGACCAGCGCCCAGCTCGCCGACAAAATGCAGCATCTGGCGCGCACCGACGTTGTAACCGGCCTCGCCAACCGGGCCGGTCTCAATCACGCGATGGTCGAAACCATGATGGCGGTTGACGACGACAGTCGCCGCGCGTTGGTGTGGATCGATCTCGACCGGTTCAAGGAAGTCAACGATCTGCTCGGCCATCCGGTCGGCGACCGAGTTCTTAGCGAAGTGGCCAAGCGTCTTAAGGATGTCTGTCCCGAAGGTTCGACAGTTTCGCGCTTCGGCGGTGACGAATTCGTTCTATTCTGCCCGATTGAAAGCCGCAAGCAGGCGGAACTGATCGCCAGCGAAATCCATGCCGAGATCATGCGGCCGGTTCGGATTGAAGCCGACCGGCTGGAAGTCCGCGCTTCCCTG
This window encodes:
- a CDS encoding EAL domain-containing protein, whose amino-acid sequence is MRAFCAQRLRRDRSDKLSARVRRVLVKSLYTQPSSLAIGAVTTVAAGCAAAWVEQLPELYIACAVLTVIATARVTAALGLSPDSNSTSTNMLELIYEVGAFSYAFVLGLMGAMTIWLGASAEVTVLMVANALCYGVGVAARNAGRPSIAIGQLTLVCIPIIFACLSTGSVALIALAITIMLLIPAMMSIALNIFKTLRESIAAAETSAQLADKMQHLARTDVVTGLANRAGLNHAMVETMMAVDDDSRRALVWIDLDRFKEVNDLLGHPVGDRVLSEVAKRLKDVCPEGSTVSRFGGDEFVLFCPIESRKQAELIASEIHAEIMRPVRIEADRLEVRASLGVALLPEDGKDADTLMQSADLALYHAKVGGRAQTRFFDKTMTRDLVRRREIEDELRAALQRDELSIFYQPIVDLETGKIRCFEALIRWFHPEKGELRPDEFIPVAEETGVIVTLGNWITAQAARTAAKWPEDVSVAVNLSPLQIRAPGAALGIRNALREAGLDPSRLELEVTESLFIEDNHATANFIQELSAIGVKFALDDFGTGYSSLGYINTFPLSKIKVDRSFVSGAHVGRKSEAIIRAVAEMGSTLGMEIVAEGLETIEQVQTVREAGCTLGQGFYFSRAVPDYLASMLLAQERDGDLRQITG